A section of the Candidatus Nezhaarchaeota archaeon genome encodes:
- a CDS encoding histone deacetylase, with product MRRLGSLHREELLEHSFGAWHPFKGRERYEAFMGRLKESSLLSRPNVRIIVTERVATEEDLLAVHDKELVSTIRFLSARGGWLDGDTPVPPGTYELALVQAGAVMQGCEMIMKRELEVAVQCAMFGGHHATRRHVGRSFGFCYFNQEAVAVRFLQRAGLASKVFILDLDAHHGNGIHEIFYEDPTVLYMSLHQDPRTLYPGTGYVEEVGEGEGRGFTVNVPLPPRTTDEDYLKALRELFPPLVESFKPDLLLVLLGADTYYDDPLTALSLTMRAYWEASRLIASEADRVCGGRVMLELAGGYNVEATGRAFYIATSVMAGVEDVDYSDIEPPRDPWASERVEEVIREVKKALSPYWPGL from the coding sequence GTGCGCAGGCTCGGCAGCCTTCACCGGGAGGAGCTCCTAGAGCATAGCTTCGGAGCCTGGCATCCCTTTAAGGGGAGGGAGCGCTACGAGGCCTTCATGGGCCGCTTAAAGGAGTCTAGCCTCTTAAGCAGGCCTAACGTGAGGATCATAGTGACTGAGCGCGTAGCGACAGAGGAGGACCTGCTGGCTGTTCACGATAAGGAGCTCGTGTCTACCATAAGGTTCCTTAGTGCTCGCGGAGGGTGGCTTGACGGCGACACCCCTGTACCGCCCGGCACCTATGAGCTAGCGCTCGTCCAGGCGGGGGCTGTGATGCAGGGGTGCGAGATGATCATGAAGAGGGAGCTAGAGGTGGCAGTGCAGTGCGCTATGTTCGGCGGCCACCACGCTACCCGCCGCCACGTCGGCAGGTCCTTCGGCTTCTGCTACTTCAACCAGGAGGCCGTGGCCGTGAGGTTCCTTCAGCGAGCCGGCCTAGCCTCTAAGGTGTTCATCCTAGACCTAGACGCCCACCATGGGAACGGGATACACGAGATCTTCTACGAAGACCCCACAGTGCTATACATGTCGCTGCACCAGGACCCTAGGACCCTATACCCAGGGACTGGGTACGTAGAGGAGGTGGGTGAGGGGGAGGGGAGGGGCTTCACTGTCAACGTCCCCCTCCCCCCCAGGACGACCGACGAAGACTACTTAAAGGCCCTCAGGGAGCTCTTCCCCCCGCTAGTAGAGTCCTTTAAGCCAGACCTGCTCCTCGTCCTACTGGGCGCCGACACCTACTACGATGACCCGCTGACAGCCCTATCGCTCACCATGAGGGCCTACTGGGAGGCCTCGAGGCTAATAGCCAGCGAGGCTGATAGAGTGTGCGGAGGGAGGGTGATGCTGGAGCTAGCTGGAGGGTACAACGTGGAGGCCACTGGGAGGGCATTCTACATAGCCACCTCGGTGATGGCCGGGGTCGAGGACGTAGACTACTCAGACATAGAGCCCCCCAGGGACCCGTGGGCCTCTGAGCGAGTTGAGGAGGTGATAAGAGAGGTAAAGAAGGCTCTGTCCCCCTACTGGCCAGGCCTCTAA
- a CDS encoding archaemetzincin family Zn-dependent metalloprotease: protein MLSYRHSKHSWLTVILQPVGSVDFQLLSFLSKGVELKLPSTSCIIAEREVPPPTWGLNTWRHQYLSSAVLSVLREAHGPKPFDVKVLGVADVDAYSPGLNFVFGEAEPSGSYAAIYLTRLKLDVYGEPVDQGLFMERALKEAVHELGHTLGLGHCSSPTCVMRFSNSVVEVDYKTSEFCEACKAKILALFLALAEG from the coding sequence TTGCTAAGCTATCGGCACTCTAAGCACTCTTGGCTAACGGTAATCCTTCAGCCCGTGGGCTCGGTGGACTTTCAGCTCCTATCCTTCCTCTCTAAGGGAGTGGAGCTTAAGCTCCCATCCACCTCGTGCATTATAGCTGAGAGGGAGGTCCCTCCGCCCACATGGGGGCTTAATACGTGGAGGCATCAGTACTTGTCCTCAGCAGTGCTCAGCGTATTGAGGGAGGCCCACGGCCCTAAGCCCTTCGACGTAAAGGTGCTAGGGGTGGCTGACGTAGACGCCTACTCCCCAGGCCTCAACTTCGTATTTGGTGAAGCCGAGCCTAGCGGAAGCTACGCAGCCATCTACTTAACTAGGCTTAAGCTAGATGTCTACGGAGAGCCGGTTGACCAAGGCCTCTTCATGGAGAGGGCCCTGAAGGAGGCGGTCCACGAGCTAGGCCATACGCTAGGCCTAGGCCACTGCTCATCGCCCACCTGCGTAATGAGGTTTAGCAACAGCGTGGTTGAAGTCGACTACAAGACCTCGGAGTTCTGCGAAGCCTGTAAGGCTAAGATCCTCGCCCTCTTCCTA